Below is a genomic region from Lysobacter terrestris.
GCGCCGCAGCCTGTCGTCGCAGTTGCTCGGAGCGCAGTTCCTCGAAGCGCCAGGACACGCGCGAATGCGCCGCGCCCTGCAGGCGGAAACTGTGCCGGCGCGCAGGCGGGAGCAGCGCGTGCACGCGCTTGCTCACGCTGAGAGCGATGCCGGCGCGCAGCCAGTCGTTCATGCCCACCCCGACGTCGCCGTTGTCCATGCGCCAGCGCGGGCCGAGCCATTGCAGGCTCACCGAATCCAGCGCGAACCCGGCGCGGCGCAGCGATGCCTGCCAGGCGCCGGTGACGTGCGCGTGCAGGCCCGTGCGCGCCCAGCGCGCGCGATACGGGCTCCATGGGTTGAGGGCCGCCAGCCACAGCGTGCCGCCCGGCGCGAGGATGCGCTCGCATTCGCCCAGCAGTTCGTCGGTGGCGGCGCCGTCGTCCAGCGCGTGCTGCAGCAGCACGGCGCCGAA
It encodes:
- a CDS encoding methyltransferase domain-containing protein: MSPAAASRQSVGPLGWFASEAGQGLLAVESAAMARVLAGIPALPWCWLGAPGAVPPETAGGRGVVLRRDGTDCHELRFGGAVRCALPLPLANESFGAVLLQHALDDGAATDELLGECERILAPGGTLWLAALNPWSPYRARWARTGLHAHVTGAWQASLRRAGFALDSVSLQWLGPRWRMDNGDVGVGMNDWLRAGIALSVSKRVHALLPPARRHSFRLQGAAHSRVSWRFEELRSEQLRRQAAALDRR